In Nicotiana tabacum cultivar K326 chromosome 10, ASM71507v2, whole genome shotgun sequence, the DNA window AAATCTATGTTAATAAGTGgagctaattatttgaaaataagTAAGGTAACTGCTACAACAGGTTACATTGTaaattctttttatatttttatcctTAATGACTTAAAGGTGGTTCTCAAGGTGTTATTTGGTATATCATATATTTGTTTGATTTTAAGTTTTATACACTgataatatataatatttttgcaAGTTAGGTAAAGTTGATCCTCAATAACATGTAGTTCTTCATATAAGCCGGATACGCAAACTTAAAAAACAGAGTAATAACCTGTGATAGGCTTATATCTGTTTAAATTATAGTATAAAAAGTCTTTACTCTCGGTGTATCTTActtaaattctttttaattactTTAGATTGACTAAAAAAGGAAGCCTTAGCGTATACTGGTAAAAATATTGTCATGTGACCAGAAGGTCACGTAATCATGCCATGGAAACAACCTCCTGTAGAAATATAGAGTAAGGctacgtacaatagacccttgtggttcggCCTTCTCCGAATCACCCACATATCGGTAGCTAGGGGTGTACATTGGTCAGATTGGTTCGGATTctacaattaccaaaccaaaccaattgtattgggttattaaatctaaagactaattcaaaccaataaaactcggattTTTCACTATCTCAGATATTctcgggttttcggatttttcggagttttttttccggtaaaatcttcgtaaaACAAAACATACAAAttatgctccaaatatttctttaatccttgtaagatacaactatataaagtattttccaagaaaataatacgaaatatgagatgtgtcatgacattatcctaaaatattctacaataaagacaataaaactATGTAATAtgaatattgctaattaaaaagccataataaaaataagcataatctaaaagtactaagtcatgctaaaataagtagactaataatggagtattaattatatgactaaacgctaaataaaaaataaaaaaataggttatgcatttttatctaaattattgcaaaacaaaaaatagatattcaatacattcccgttcgtagtattgaattgaacgacttttgttagtattagtattgatttgattttggtttgggcttttgttagcattatttaatttactaatattaatgactataaaacttattggaacattcaaaagttctaagtccaacattgaaataataccttaaaaggtaaaattatgaaaaaatttaagaaatatttataaattacatcacaataagtatatttatatattaaatatatctaaaatttctatatatataatgtcggggttggtttagtttcggtttgactttctttagttaaaaccaaaccaaaccaattatggttgGGTTTCTTTTTGCCAACACCAAACCATAATTgggttttttttctcggtttgactccgattatcgggttggtgcagtttgtcggtttcctttgtacactagCTTTATGCTGTTTTTTTACTTTAGATTGACTAAGTCAAGCAAATTTATCtgactaatttttttttaaataagcatCCTTGCTTTTCTTTTCTACCAAATTTCATCTAAAGGTAGAATGAGTCAAATTAAACATTAAAATActcgaaaaaagaaaaagaaaaaaaaaacagaaagtaAGGAACAAGTTAGGAAAATTAGGAGTAACTTTGTGAAACACACCTGCTGGTGTAGCAACTTGTTGAGGATGGTGGACTGGACTTGAATCTGCTGATTTAAACAAAGGCTGTATTTTTGTAGACACTGCACATTTGCTcttgctctttttcttcttctcaaccTTGGATTCAACAGACACTTTCCTAGGATAATCCTCAAACTTCATTTGCTTTTTCACCTTATTAGCAATCCTATTTTGTTTTCCACAAGCTTCTTTTTTCTGGCCAGTAGTAGACATATTTAATGATGTTTTAGCAACATCAAgtttcttcttcccttttttctGAACATTTTTTCTACTGCTATCTGCAACCTTCTTTGGCTTCATTAATTCTTGATTTCCCAccttactggattttcttatactaaagttctttttctcttcttcattATTGAAGCAAAATACCAAAAACTCTGACTTGAATTCTTGATCAAAATTTGGTATTTCGCGAAAAGACACAGATGTTCTAACTCTTCTATGATGAAAATTTTCAGTTAGATTAAACTGCATCAAGTAATCTAGAGAATTAACTGACCTGCTTCTTGGAAATGAACCAACAAACGTGTTTTTTTCTTCAGGTAATGAGTCTAATCCCATTAGTCTTGCTACAACTCCTGGACTATTGGCTTTAActttattactattaatattttcATCAGCCTTGAAAGGTAATTTCTGACTAGATTGATCAAATTCTACTCCATTTGGTTTCGTATACTGATCAGAAGGGTGTGTTGGGAGGCTTCCACCACAAAGTAGTCTTTGAAAAATGCCTGAAAAACACTTAGCGGAAGTTGCATCCTTTTGATTTTCAGCCATGTTTTGAGTTTTCAAGAAAAtgagaacaaaaaattatcactACTTAGTGactgaaaaagagaagaaaagtcaCTAAATAGAATGGTTTTTATAAAAAGGGATTGATAGAGAATGATGAAAGGAACATCAACTTGGTTTTTATAAAGGAGTTGAAAAACAAAAACTCAACTTCAAGAAATTAAGCATGAAAAGGACcttttttgttgtttatttttgcAAGATTTAAGGGGGTGGTTTAATAAAAAAGGGATGATGAAAGGAACATCAACTTGGTCTTATAAGGGAGTTGGAAAAAAAAGGACAATTTCAAGAAGTTTAGCATTGAAAAggacttattattattattttttcttgtttatttttgcaTAGTTTGGGAaaaaaagagggggggggggggggggaa includes these proteins:
- the LOC107781413 gene encoding uncharacterized protein LOC107781413 isoform X1; protein product: MAENQKDATSAKCFSGIFQRLLCGGSLPTHPSDQYTKPNGVEFDQSSQKLPFKADENINSNKVKANSPGVVARLMGLDSLPEEKNTFVGSFPRSRSVNSLDYLMQFNLTENFHHRRVRTSVSFREIPNFDQEFKSEFLVFCFNNEEEKKNFSIRKSSKVGNQELMKPKKVADSSRKNVQKKGKKKLDVAKTSLNMSTTGQKKEACGKQNRIANKVKKQMKFEDYPRKVSVESKVEKKKKSKSKCAVSTKIQPLFKSADSSPVHHPQQVATPAAGNERKMQLNSRKSQTRVTNPELAITSKVEKQKEINKEADYYIKVLGEICRLTEEELNESYWVATRTGGDFNFEDLCLHFGQEIFELLLDQVVHELL
- the LOC107781413 gene encoding uncharacterized protein LOC107781413 isoform X2 → MAENQKDATSAKCFSGIFQRLLCGGSLPTHPSDQYTKPNGVEFDQSSQKLPFKADENINSNKVKANSPGVVARLMGLDSLPEEKNTFVGSFPRSRSVNSLDYLMQFNLTENFHHRRVRTSVSFREIPNFDQEFKSEFLVFCFNNEEEKKNFSIRKSSKVGNQELMKPKKVADSSRKNVQKKGKKKLDVAKTSLNMSTTGQKKEACGKQNRIANKVKKQMKFEDYPRKVSVESKVEKKKKSKSKCAVSTKIQPLFKSADSSPVHHPQQVATPAGNERKMQLNSRKSQTRVTNPELAITSKVEKQKEINKEADYYIKVLGEICRLTEEELNESYWVATRTGGDFNFEDLCLHFGQEIFELLLDQVVHELL